A window of Candidatus Hydrogenedentota bacterium contains these coding sequences:
- a CDS encoding metalloregulator ArsR/SmtB family transcription factor, giving the protein MSSSLREFKSGIFQALAHPSRVAIAEILREGEFSTGEILDRTGLEQSNASVHLAIMKTKGVVVSRKEGKRVYYSLRHPMLGDVLDIMRQYFMTHLSEANELLQVMANEDRALEI; this is encoded by the coding sequence ATGTCGTCAAGTCTACGAGAGTTCAAATCAGGGATCTTTCAAGCATTGGCGCATCCGAGCAGGGTGGCTATTGCGGAAATCCTCCGAGAAGGGGAGTTCTCAACGGGAGAAATCCTTGATCGGACAGGACTTGAGCAATCGAATGCGTCGGTTCACTTGGCGATCATGAAGACGAAGGGCGTCGTCGTCAGCCGGAAAGAGGGCAAGAGGGTCTATTATTCGCTTCGCCATCCGATGTTGGGGGATGTTCTAGACATTATGCGACAGTACTTTATGACGCATTTGTCAGAAGCGAACGAATTGCTGCAAGTCATGGCCAACGAAGACCGGGCACTTGAGATCTAG
- a CDS encoding phosphatase PAP2 family protein, protein MHQAKETSDSRRNTSWAELSWPPLLTYCAGWLGVCGVVAVVAYFFVDERAAYFFRAYQETPFRGLVSMLSKAGDSAWYVIGGAVGYVLLRWWYNVWAARSAYLFVSVVATGLAAKAVKYLVGRPRPRIFLEEGDGSFRWLETDWQLWSMPSGHAATIASVAMVLAVVYPRFRIPILACGIVLCFGRVVTLDHFVSDVVAGIAIGAVGALLLSKCFTLRDKNS, encoded by the coding sequence ATGCACCAAGCGAAAGAGACTTCAGACTCGCGGCGTAATACTTCGTGGGCAGAGCTGTCGTGGCCTCCTTTGTTAACGTATTGCGCCGGTTGGCTCGGCGTGTGTGGTGTCGTGGCGGTGGTGGCCTATTTCTTTGTTGATGAACGCGCGGCTTATTTCTTCAGGGCGTATCAAGAGACTCCGTTTCGCGGGTTGGTGTCGATGCTGTCGAAGGCGGGCGATTCCGCGTGGTATGTGATTGGCGGGGCGGTGGGGTATGTGTTACTTCGGTGGTGGTACAACGTGTGGGCCGCGCGATCGGCGTATCTGTTTGTTTCCGTGGTCGCGACGGGTCTTGCGGCCAAAGCGGTGAAGTACCTCGTCGGCAGGCCGCGTCCGCGTATCTTCCTTGAAGAGGGCGACGGAAGTTTCCGCTGGTTGGAGACCGATTGGCAGTTGTGGTCCATGCCTTCCGGGCATGCGGCCACTATCGCTTCGGTGGCTATGGTGTTGGCGGTCGTGTACCCGCGGTTCCGAATTCCAATTCTGGCCTGTGGCATTGTGCTGTGCTTTGGACGAGTAGTCACGCTGGACCATTTCGTTAGCGACGTTGTTGCCGGTATTGCGATTGGAGCGGTGGGGGCGTTGTTGCTGTCGAAATGCTTCACGCTTCGCGACAAGAACTCATAA